The DNA sequence CTTTAAAATGCCTGCTTTATCAGGGTCTCTTACCGAAACAAAGGCCTTACCTTTAGGTTCAGGTAATGTGTCGCCAGCACCAATCGTCGCTTTAGAAAAGGCTTCAGTAAAGTCATCACCAACACCCATCACTTCACCGGTCGACTTCATTTCAGGGCCTAAAATAGGGTCTACACCTTGGAACTTAGCAAAAGGGAATACTGCCTCTTTAACACTGTAGAATGGAGGTGTAATTTCGGAGGTGAATTGCTGCTCATGTAAGCTGGTGCCCGCCATACAGCGTGCCGCAACTTTGGCTAACGAAGTACCTATACATTTAGAAACAAACGGTACGGTTCTTGAGGCACGTGGATTCACCTCAATCACATAAATTTCACCATCTTGAATAGCCAGCTGAACATTCATTAAGCCAATGACGCCAAGCTCTACTGCCATACGCTTGACCATTTCACGCATTTTATCTTGGTCAGCTTGAGAAATACTGAACGGCGGTAAACAACATGCAGAATCACCAGAGTGCACACCTGCCTGCTCAATATGCTGCATAATCGCACCTATAACCACCTCTTTACCATCGGACACTGCATCAACATCCATTTCTATGGCAGAGCTTAAGAAGCGATCCAGCAAGACCGGTGAATCTTCCGAAACCTGAACGGCTTCTCGCATGTATCGGCGCAGCTCTTCTTCCTTATAGACAATTTCCATCGCACGGCCGCCCAGCACATAAGAGGGCCTTACCACCAGTGGGTAACCGATTTGATCAGCCACTTTAACCGCCTCATCGGTTGAGCGAACGGTAGAGTTAGGTGGCTGCTTGAGCTCTAAGCGCTGAATCATTTGCTGGAAGCGTTCGCGATCTTCTGCACGATCAATCGCTTCTGGCGAGGTGCCGATAATAGGAACGCCAGCAGCCTCTAACTCTTGCGCAAGTTTCAGTGGAGTTTGACCGCCAAATTGAACAATCACACCTTTGGGCTGCTCTAGCGCAACGATTTCTAACACGTCCTCTAAAGTTACTGGCTCAAAATATAAACGGTCGGATGTATCATAATCGGTAGAAACAGTTTCAGGATTACAATTGACCATGATGGTTTCATAACCATCTTCACGCATCGCTAAAGCCGCATGCACACAGCAGTAATCAAACTCGATACCTTGGCCAATTCGGTTAGGGCCGCCACCGAGCACGAGGATTTTATCTTTTTCGGTTACAGCAGCTTCACATTCTTCTTCATAGGTAGAGTACATATAAGCAGTAGAGGTAGAAAACTCGGCCGCACAGGTATCAACGCGTTTATATACTGGCGCAATACCTCTGGCTTGACGATTTTTCCTAAACTCTTTTTCAGACACAGCGAGTAACTGCGACAATCGCTTATCAGAGAAGCCTTTGCGTTTTAAACGGAACACTTCATCATCCGATAAATCAGATAGTGCACGTGTTTGAATCGATTGCTCCGTTAAAATGATATCTTCAATCTGAACCAGGAACCATGGATCAATTTTGGTAAGCTGAAACACCTCATCAAGACTAAAACCCGCCCTGAAAGCATCGCCCACATACCAAATGCGATCTGCGCCAACATTTTGTAACT is a window from the Pseudomonadales bacterium genome containing:
- the carB gene encoding carbamoyl-phosphate synthase large subunit yields the protein LDELANDITGGATPASFEPSIDYVVTKIPRFTFEKFAAAENRLSTQMKSVGEVMAIGRTFQESMQKALRGLEVGKCGFDPVVDLSDDEARAKISAELQNVGADRIWYVGDAFRAGFSLDEVFQLTKIDPWFLVQIEDIILTEQSIQTRALSDLSDDEVFRLKRKGFSDKRLSQLLAVSEKEFRKNRQARGIAPVYKRVDTCAAEFSTSTAYMYSTYEEECEAAVTEKDKILVLGGGPNRIGQGIEFDYCCVHAALAMREDGYETIMVNCNPETVSTDYDTSDRLYFEPVTLEDVLEIVALEQPKGVIVQFGGQTPLKLAQELEAAGVPIIGTSPEAIDRAEDRERFQQMIQRLELKQPPNSTVRSTDEAVKVADQIGYPLVVRPSYVLGGRAMEIVYKEEELRRYMREAVQVSEDSPVLLDRFLSSAIEMDVDAVSDGKEVVIGAIMQHIEQAGVHSGDSACCLPPFSISQADQDKMREMVKRMAVELGVIGLMNVQLAIQDGEIYVIEVNPRASRTVPFVSKCIGTSLAKVAARCMAGTSLHEQQFTSEITPPFYSVKEAVFPFAKFQGVDPILGPEMKSTGEVMGVGDDFTEAFSKATIGAGDTLPEPKGKAFVSVRDPDKAGILKLAHQLIELGFELVATRGTAKVLSDGGLQVEVINKFAEGRPHVVDAIKNGEIELIINTTEGRQTIQDSASIRRSALAKQVLYSTTLSGAEALVGAIAYGEEKAVRRLQDLHQQIH